One stretch of Weissella koreensis KACC 15510 DNA includes these proteins:
- the yycF gene encoding response regulator YycF: MSKILVVDDEKPISDIIKFNLTKEGYDVVIAMDGQEALDQFEAENPDLVLLDQMLPEVDGMEVLRQIRTNSQIPVIMVTAKDSEIDKVLGLEMGADDYVTKPFSNRELLARVKANLRRRDSKDYNGENENNSDDIKIGDLVIHPEAYMVTKNGKDIELTHREFELLSHLAKHISQVMTRDDLLQTVWGFDYFGDVRTVDVTVRRIREKIEDTPSHPKILMTRRGVGYYLKNSEE; this comes from the coding sequence ATGAGTAAGATTTTAGTCGTTGATGACGAAAAACCGATTTCAGATATTATTAAATTCAATCTAACTAAAGAAGGTTATGATGTTGTCATTGCAATGGATGGTCAGGAAGCTTTAGACCAATTTGAGGCTGAAAATCCTGATTTAGTATTGTTAGATCAAATGTTACCAGAAGTCGATGGGATGGAAGTTTTACGACAAATTCGAACGAACTCGCAAATCCCAGTCATTATGGTAACGGCAAAAGATTCTGAGATTGATAAAGTTTTGGGACTTGAAATGGGGGCGGATGACTATGTCACTAAGCCTTTTTCAAATCGAGAATTATTAGCTCGAGTTAAAGCTAATTTACGGCGTCGCGATAGTAAAGACTATAATGGCGAAAATGAAAATAATTCCGATGATATTAAGATTGGTGACTTAGTGATTCATCCGGAAGCTTACATGGTAACTAAAAATGGTAAGGATATTGAATTGACTCATCGTGAGTTTGAATTGTTATCGCATTTAGCTAAGCATATTAGCCAAGTTATGACACGTGATGATTTATTACAGACGGTTTGGGGTTTTGATTATTTTGGTGATGTACGGACTGTTGATGTGACCGTCCGTCGAATTCGTGAAAAAATTGAAGACACACCAAGTCATCCAAAAATATTGATGACTCGTCGTGGTGTTGGTTACTATTTGAAGAATTCAGAAGAATAA
- the walK gene encoding cell wall metabolism sensor histidine kinase WalK: protein MKKYKNIFSSIYFKNAIVFALTLLVTLEIIGVFFIKQLERSNLVTFRQQIGLPAYVSDQLTQQLIEGSSADSNAEVHATLSRINNVLISDIQVIDTKGVVRGTVDINKQELVGQKTTDENLRDAALSKNYVKNNIEQDNHTRYQIVVKPLIDTSDGENKVVGAVKVKANLESVYDSLKEVTLIYASATLVALFLGIIMAFIMSRTLTKPITDISERTVRIAGGDYSGVISVRGHDEISQLAENVNLLSQRIEETTSSQELERQRLDSVLEHMTDGVIAADRRGSINLINPAALRFLGIDDEHEVLGQYVLKVLRLEDRYQLRNFFGNVDNLLLDFSNEDQELTLKVNSAQIQRESGFISGMVVVLHDVTEEQRINQERRQFVSNVSHELRTPLTSVKSYIDALQDGATDDPELTGQFLAVVQAETGRMINMINDLLELSRMDRGVRNLELEWVNLGALFEYILNRFDMIISSDQAGQKDYRIIREVEPTPVWVEIDTSKFTQVIDNIMNNAIKYSPDGGTIMARLNLIDQKVVISIQDQGLGIPQKDAQHVFDRFFRVDKARSRAQGGTGLGLAIAKEIVESFGGRIWAESKEGQGSTFKISLPYSLEADLEDDWSGDEE from the coding sequence TTGAAAAAATACAAAAATATATTTTCATCAATTTATTTTAAAAACGCAATCGTTTTCGCTTTAACATTACTTGTAACGTTGGAAATTATTGGAGTCTTTTTTATTAAACAATTGGAACGATCAAATTTAGTGACTTTTAGACAACAAATTGGGTTACCGGCCTATGTCTCAGACCAATTAACACAACAATTAATAGAGGGTAGTTCAGCTGATAGTAACGCTGAGGTTCACGCCACTTTATCAAGAATTAACAATGTTTTGATCTCAGACATTCAAGTTATTGATACTAAAGGTGTAGTTCGTGGAACTGTTGATATTAATAAACAAGAATTAGTAGGGCAAAAGACGACCGATGAAAATCTTCGAGATGCTGCACTTAGTAAAAATTATGTTAAAAATAATATTGAGCAGGATAATCATACTAGATATCAAATTGTAGTGAAGCCACTAATTGATACTTCTGATGGTGAAAACAAAGTGGTTGGAGCAGTTAAAGTCAAAGCGAACTTGGAAAGCGTCTATGATAGTCTAAAAGAAGTTACTTTGATTTACGCCTCAGCGACATTAGTTGCGCTTTTTCTAGGGATTATTATGGCTTTTATCATGTCTCGAACGTTAACGAAGCCAATTACGGATATTAGTGAACGTACAGTGCGGATTGCTGGAGGTGATTATTCTGGGGTTATTAGTGTTCGGGGACATGATGAAATTAGTCAACTAGCAGAGAATGTTAATTTGTTATCACAACGAATTGAAGAGACAACCAGCTCTCAAGAATTAGAACGTCAACGTTTGGATTCTGTGTTGGAACATATGACTGATGGTGTGATTGCAGCTGATCGACGGGGCTCGATTAATTTGATTAATCCAGCAGCCTTGCGTTTCTTAGGAATAGACGATGAACATGAAGTTTTGGGGCAGTATGTATTAAAAGTTTTACGGTTAGAGGATCGATATCAACTAAGGAATTTCTTTGGAAATGTTGATAATTTATTGTTGGATTTTAGTAACGAGGATCAAGAATTAACATTAAAGGTCAACAGTGCACAAATTCAACGAGAATCTGGCTTTATTTCGGGAATGGTTGTAGTTTTACATGATGTAACTGAGGAACAACGAATTAATCAAGAACGAAGGCAATTCGTTTCCAATGTTTCGCATGAATTACGAACGCCTCTGACTTCAGTCAAATCATATATTGATGCGCTTCAAGATGGAGCGACTGATGATCCAGAGTTAACTGGCCAATTTTTGGCGGTTGTTCAAGCCGAAACTGGACGCATGATTAATATGATCAATGATTTACTAGAGCTTTCACGAATGGATCGGGGAGTTCGAAATCTTGAATTAGAATGGGTGAATTTAGGTGCTCTCTTCGAATATATTTTAAATCGATTTGACATGATTATTTCTTCCGATCAAGCAGGACAAAAAGATTATCGAATTATTAGGGAAGTCGAGCCGACACCGGTTTGGGTTGAAATAGATACATCTAAATTTACTCAAGTTATTGATAATATTATGAATAATGCAATTAAATATTCCCCTGATGGTGGAACGATTATGGCACGCTTGAATTTGATTGATCAAAAGGTAGTTATCAGTATTCAGGATCAAGGTTTGGGAATCCCCCAAAAGGATGCTCAACATGTCTTTGATCGTTTCTTCCGAGTTGATAAGGCACGCTCAAGGGCGCAAGGTGGTACTGGATTAGGACTAGCAATTGCTAAAGAGATCGTAGAGTCATTTGGTGGCCGAATTTGGGCTGAGTCTAAAGAAGGACAAGGATCAACGTTTAAAATTTCTTTGCCATATAGTTTGGAAGCGGACTTAGAAGATGATTGGAGTGGTGATGAAGAATAG
- the rpsR gene encoding 30S ribosomal protein S18 — translation MAQQQRRSGGPRRRRKVDFIAANHIEYVDYKDTELLERFISERGKILPRRVTGTSAKNQRKVTTAIKRARIMGLMPFVVED, via the coding sequence ATGGCACAACAACAACGTCGTAGTGGCGGACCACGCCGTCGTCGTAAGGTTGACTTTATCGCAGCCAACCATATCGAATATGTGGATTACAAGGATACTGAATTGTTGGAACGTTTCATCTCAGAACGTGGTAAGATTTTGCCTCGTCGTGTGACTGGAACTTCAGCAAAGAACCAACGTAAGGTTACAACTGCTATCAAGCGGGCCCGTATCATGGGACTTATGCCTTTCGTTGTTGAAGACTAA
- the rpsF gene encoding 30S ribosomal protein S6, translated as MYEMTYIVRPDIDADAKKALVERFDEILTNNGATIAESKDWATRRFAYEIAGYHEGTYHVVNFTAEDDKAIKEFDRLAKISEDILRHMVVTREVRSEAK; from the coding sequence ATGTACGAAATGACTTATATTGTTCGCCCTGATATCGACGCTGATGCTAAGAAGGCATTGGTTGAACGTTTTGATGAGATTTTAACTAACAACGGAGCAACTATTGCTGAATCAAAAGATTGGGCAACACGTCGCTTTGCTTATGAAATTGCTGGATACCATGAAGGAACATATCACGTTGTTAACTTCACTGCTGAAGATGACAAAGCGATTAAGGAATTCGATCGTTTGGCTAAGATCTCAGAAGATATCTTGCGTCACATGGTTGTTACCCGCGAAGTTCGCTCAGAAGCTAAGTAA
- the ssb gene encoding single-stranded DNA-binding protein — MNRVVLVGRLVRDVELRYTQSGTAVASFSVAVDRRRTNQNGERETDFINATIWSKAAENFANFTSKGSRVAIDGRLQTSSYQNQQGQTVYRTEVIVENFDLLETRAESEARRASAGNTGNNSQNNFNAAPAGNPFGTPNNTNNSGNVFGGNNNSTANASTNNDPFSGGQEIDISDDDLPF, encoded by the coding sequence ATGAACCGTGTAGTACTTGTTGGACGTTTAGTCCGCGATGTTGAATTACGTTATACCCAATCGGGGACAGCTGTGGCATCATTTAGTGTTGCTGTTGATCGTCGTCGGACTAACCAAAATGGTGAGCGTGAAACTGATTTTATTAACGCTACGATTTGGTCAAAGGCGGCCGAGAATTTTGCGAATTTCACTTCAAAAGGTTCACGAGTTGCTATTGATGGACGTTTACAAACTAGTAGTTACCAAAATCAACAAGGACAAACGGTCTATCGTACTGAAGTCATCGTTGAGAATTTCGATTTATTAGAAACACGTGCTGAGTCTGAGGCTCGTCGCGCAAGTGCGGGAAATACTGGAAATAATAGCCAAAACAACTTTAATGCTGCACCGGCTGGTAATCCTTTTGGAACGCCTAATAATACCAATAATTCGGGAAATGTATTTGGTGGGAATAATAATTCTACAGCAAATGCATCAACTAATAACGATCCATTTTCTGGTGGTCAAGAAATTGACATATCAGATGATGATCTTCCATTCTAA